From a region of the Nisaea sediminum genome:
- a CDS encoding ArsR/SmtB family transcription factor, which yields MNIELASKQLEALGNRSRLEIYRILVRAGQSGLPVGGLQERLEMPASTLSHHLKRLIGTGLVRQERTGTSLICHAEYSAMLGLIGFLADECCADQENAGCVMESAASEL from the coding sequence ATGAACATCGAATTAGCGTCAAAGCAGCTTGAGGCCCTCGGGAACCGGTCGAGGCTCGAGATATACCGGATCCTGGTCAGAGCCGGGCAAAGCGGGCTGCCGGTCGGGGGGCTTCAGGAACGGTTGGAAATGCCGGCATCCACCTTGTCGCACCATCTGAAACGCCTGATCGGCACGGGTCTCGTGCGCCAGGAAAGGACGGGAACCAGCCTCATCTGCCACGCGGAATATTCTGCCATGCTCGGCCTCATCGGCTTCCTCGCCGATGAGTGTTGCGCAGATCAGGAGAATGCAGGCTGCGTCATGGAGAGCGCTGCGTCCGAACTCTAA
- a CDS encoding NAD(P)-binding domain-containing protein, which yields MYGNLASAIAIIGAGPVGLAAAARLLERGMTPLIFERGASAGASISEWSHVRVFSPWRFNVDSAASALLKQNGWREPDGDYLPTGGELIRDYLAPLAAHPGIAPHLHLGAEVVSISRQGRSKLVTEGRDESSFVIVWRDRDGQQHRAYARAVIDASGTWQQPNPIGLDGLPVEGEQENAALIAYGIPDVKGRSRAVYEGKHTLVVGAGHSAINTALDLIDLQDEAPDTRITWATRSGGIERLLGGGLNDALPGRGMLGMRAAEAIRSGRVDLKSPLALQSLRNLSGRLSVFALQASEELSFEVDRIVVATGFRPALSMLRELRVSLDPAVEAPPALSPLIDPNLHSCGTVRPHGVVELSHPEKDFFIVGSKSYGRAPTFLMTTGYEQVRSIAAELAGDHAAAREVHLELPETGVCRSAPVEGAVGRLTPEGSACCGAEAPAASEPGCCGGAPVRNLDACCAKDEEAKAFGETGCGCNASHSTPERAPA from the coding sequence ATGTACGGAAACCTTGCGTCCGCGATAGCAATCATTGGTGCCGGCCCGGTGGGTCTCGCGGCAGCCGCCAGGTTGCTGGAACGCGGCATGACACCCCTTATCTTCGAGCGCGGCGCAAGTGCCGGCGCCTCGATATCCGAGTGGTCCCACGTCCGTGTCTTCTCGCCATGGCGGTTCAATGTCGACAGCGCCGCGAGCGCTCTTCTGAAGCAAAACGGCTGGCGGGAACCCGACGGCGATTACCTCCCGACCGGCGGCGAGCTGATCAGGGACTATCTCGCCCCGCTTGCCGCCCATCCCGGGATTGCTCCGCACCTCCATCTTGGGGCCGAGGTCGTATCGATCAGCCGCCAGGGCCGATCGAAGCTCGTCACCGAAGGACGGGACGAAAGTTCGTTCGTCATCGTCTGGCGCGATCGAGACGGGCAGCAACACCGGGCTTACGCCCGGGCGGTCATCGATGCCTCCGGCACTTGGCAGCAGCCGAATCCCATCGGCCTCGACGGATTGCCGGTCGAAGGCGAGCAGGAAAATGCCGCTCTCATCGCCTACGGCATTCCGGATGTGAAGGGACGGTCGAGAGCGGTCTATGAGGGCAAGCATACGCTTGTTGTCGGCGCCGGACACTCGGCGATCAATACAGCTCTCGACCTCATCGACCTCCAGGACGAGGCACCGGATACGCGGATCACCTGGGCGACCCGTAGCGGCGGTATCGAACGGCTGCTTGGTGGCGGCCTGAACGATGCCCTTCCGGGCCGTGGAATGCTGGGAATGCGGGCCGCCGAAGCCATCCGCTCCGGTCGCGTCGATCTGAAATCTCCTCTGGCGCTTCAGAGCCTGCGAAACCTGTCGGGAAGACTTTCCGTCTTTGCGCTGCAGGCATCCGAAGAGCTGAGCTTCGAGGTCGACCGCATCGTCGTGGCGACCGGATTCAGACCTGCGCTTTCGATGCTCAGGGAATTGCGCGTCTCACTCGATCCTGCGGTCGAGGCTCCCCCGGCACTGTCTCCCCTCATCGATCCCAATCTGCATTCGTGCGGAACGGTGCGTCCGCATGGCGTGGTCGAGCTTTCGCATCCGGAGAAAGATTTCTTCATCGTCGGCTCGAAGAGCTACGGCCGGGCACCGACCTTTCTCATGACGACAGGATATGAGCAGGTTCGTTCCATCGCAGCGGAACTCGCCGGCGATCATGCGGCGGCGCGGGAAGTTCATCTCGAGCTCCCGGAGACCGGCGTCTGCCGATCCGCTCCGGTCGAAGGTGCCGTCGGGCGCCTGACCCCGGAGGGCTCCGCCTGTTGCGGAGCTGAAGCGCCCGCGGCCAGCGAGCCGGGCTGCTGCGGCGGCGCCCCCGTCCGGAATTTGGATGCCTGCTGCGCGAAGGATGAGGAGGCCAAAGCGTTCGGAGAGACGGGATGCGGCTGTAATGCGTCACACTCTACCCCGGAGCGTGCCCCTGCATGA
- a CDS encoding MFS transporter translates to MTPKERMFTISLLGLVEIFAWGSTFYLLAVLAGPIAEDTGWSPIHVTGGISLGLLVSGICARKVGRLIQATGGRKVLASGMLLIACGLALLGFSNSIPVYLAAWCILGMGMSASLYDAAFSALGRIFGAGARSAITALTLWGGFASTVCWPISAYLVESYGWRSTCLAYALLHLLVMAPLCWFKLPKGDASPRRSAETDAAETAVAAAFRVRFWCIASAGIMLAMVASVWSVHLITILTAQGYALAAAVGLGTLIGPAQVGARVLEMLGRERHHPIWTMISSTALVFLGFLGLQLGLPAAAALLAYGAGNGLWSIARGALPLAVFGPRDYPVIMGRLATPTLIAAAAAPLLGSVLIDRFGADGTLFLLTLASVLPCLSALLLWSDLARRRDPVPLE, encoded by the coding sequence ATGACGCCGAAAGAGAGGATGTTCACGATCTCCCTCCTGGGCCTGGTCGAGATCTTCGCCTGGGGAAGCACCTTTTATCTGCTCGCGGTACTTGCCGGCCCGATTGCCGAGGATACCGGCTGGAGTCCGATCCATGTTACGGGCGGGATATCACTCGGCCTCCTTGTTTCCGGTATCTGCGCGCGGAAAGTGGGCCGGCTGATCCAGGCGACCGGCGGCCGGAAAGTCCTGGCATCGGGAATGCTTCTGATCGCCTGCGGACTCGCGCTGCTCGGGTTTTCGAACAGCATTCCGGTCTACCTCGCGGCCTGGTGCATCCTCGGCATGGGCATGTCCGCGAGCCTCTATGACGCGGCTTTCTCCGCCCTCGGACGGATATTCGGCGCGGGCGCGCGTTCGGCGATCACGGCTCTCACCCTCTGGGGCGGATTTGCGAGCACGGTGTGCTGGCCGATATCCGCCTATCTGGTCGAAAGCTACGGCTGGCGCTCAACCTGCCTCGCTTATGCCCTTCTGCACCTTCTCGTCATGGCGCCGCTGTGCTGGTTCAAATTGCCGAAAGGTGACGCGTCACCGCGCCGTTCGGCCGAAACGGATGCCGCCGAAACGGCCGTTGCAGCGGCTTTTCGCGTGCGTTTCTGGTGCATAGCTTCCGCCGGGATCATGCTGGCCATGGTCGCTTCGGTCTGGTCGGTTCACCTGATCACGATCCTGACCGCACAAGGATATGCTCTTGCGGCGGCGGTCGGGCTCGGAACCCTGATCGGGCCGGCACAGGTCGGAGCACGCGTCCTGGAAATGCTCGGCCGCGAGCGACATCATCCCATCTGGACCATGATCAGCTCGACGGCCCTCGTTTTTCTCGGCTTCCTCGGACTTCAGCTCGGATTGCCGGCCGCGGCCGCCTTGCTCGCCTACGGCGCGGGCAACGGATTGTGGTCGATCGCGAGGGGAGCGTTGCCTCTGGCAGTCTTCGGGCCCCGGGACTACCCCGTAATCATGGGACGCCTCGCCACCCCGACGCTGATCGCCGCTGCGGCCGCTCCGCTGCTTGGATCGGTTCTGATCGATCGTTTCGGGGCCGACGGCACCCTGTTCCTGCTCACACTGGCGTCGGTACTCCCGTGCCTCTCGGCACTCTTGCTCTGGTCCGACCTGGCGAGGCGCCGCGATCCCGTGCCTCTCGAATAA
- a CDS encoding aminopeptidase, whose protein sequence is MSWPIQHFHYVPGSSSIIEMMPGALKAMSQCAGVKPGENVVIACDTNKLRLAEVLAAAAYAVGGIPTITMFPPTGAHGAQVPDPVVGACARADVFFLPTSWSMTHTDARIAASENGARGATMCEVTEDCLCAGGILGDFEAADALARKIGAVLEKSDTIRMTSAGGTDLTGKVTKRPIQYETGLFRNPGEFGALPNSELNISPIEGSTEGVIVGNVRLMGFGILREEPITIEVKNGEVTKAWGGAAADYLNTTLASFNDRSAYNLAEFAVGLNPKARSYATNLEDLGKLGFGHHGIGSNYAIGGNVKAPCHIDVIYTDATLELDGRTVLERGALRV, encoded by the coding sequence ATGTCTTGGCCGATCCAGCATTTTCATTACGTCCCGGGCTCATCCAGCATCATCGAGATGATGCCGGGCGCGCTGAAGGCGATGAGCCAGTGCGCCGGGGTGAAGCCGGGCGAGAACGTCGTGATCGCCTGCGACACTAACAAGCTGCGCCTCGCCGAGGTGCTGGCGGCGGCGGCTTATGCGGTGGGCGGCATTCCGACCATCACCATGTTTCCGCCAACCGGCGCGCACGGCGCCCAGGTCCCGGACCCCGTTGTCGGCGCCTGTGCCCGCGCCGACGTTTTCTTCCTGCCGACCAGCTGGTCCATGACCCATACGGACGCGCGCATCGCGGCTTCCGAGAACGGCGCGCGCGGCGCGACCATGTGCGAGGTGACGGAGGATTGTCTCTGCGCCGGCGGGATCCTCGGGGACTTCGAGGCCGCGGATGCACTCGCGCGAAAGATCGGTGCCGTGCTGGAGAAGAGCGACACGATCCGGATGACTTCGGCCGGCGGCACGGACCTGACCGGCAAGGTCACGAAGCGCCCGATCCAGTACGAGACCGGGCTGTTCCGCAATCCGGGCGAATTCGGCGCGCTGCCGAACAGCGAGCTCAACATCTCGCCGATCGAGGGCAGCACCGAGGGCGTGATCGTCGGCAATGTCCGGCTCATGGGTTTCGGCATCCTGCGCGAGGAGCCGATCACCATCGAGGTGAAGAACGGGGAGGTGACCAAGGCTTGGGGCGGGGCGGCGGCGGACTATCTGAACACGACGCTCGCCTCCTTCAACGACCGCTCGGCTTACAATCTCGCCGAATTCGCGGTCGGCCTCAATCCGAAGGCGCGGTCCTATGCCACCAATCTAGAGGATCTCGGCAAGCTCGGTTTCGGCCATCACGGGATCGGCAGCAATTACGCCATCGGCGGCAACGTGAAGGCGCCGTGCCATATCGACGTGATCTATACCGACGCGACCTTGGAACTCGACGGCAGGACGGTCTTGGAACGCGGGGCGCTCCGGGTGTAA
- a CDS encoding SDR family oxidoreductase: MAVVTGASKGIGFAVALELSRQGADTFLVARDGDRLAEAAARIERETGRRSTFAAADLSTEAGCAGVADAVLDAFGGVDILVNNAGATRAGRFVAQPDADWIEGFALKFHGAVRLTRLLWPELVKRSGSVVNVGGGAARTPAPGFLVGGAVNAALANFTKGLAALGIEEHVNVNIVHPGMTVTERMEDLLKAQAADGGTDLETARASAIAREGVRRLGEPEDVAALVAFLCSPAARHIQGTAIAVDGGATRGVF, from the coding sequence GTGGCCGTGGTGACCGGTGCGAGCAAGGGGATCGGCTTCGCGGTTGCCCTCGAGCTTAGCCGCCAGGGGGCAGACACCTTCCTGGTGGCCCGCGATGGCGACCGGCTGGCGGAGGCCGCTGCCCGGATCGAGCGGGAAACAGGAAGGCGCTCGACATTCGCCGCCGCAGACCTCTCGACCGAGGCAGGCTGCGCCGGGGTCGCGGACGCGGTGCTGGACGCGTTCGGGGGAGTCGACATTCTGGTCAACAATGCCGGTGCGACACGGGCCGGACGCTTCGTCGCCCAGCCGGATGCTGACTGGATCGAGGGATTTGCCCTCAAGTTCCATGGCGCGGTTCGCCTGACTCGACTGTTGTGGCCGGAGCTGGTCAAGCGTTCCGGCAGCGTGGTGAATGTCGGCGGCGGCGCGGCGCGGACGCCCGCGCCCGGCTTCCTTGTCGGCGGTGCGGTCAACGCGGCGCTCGCGAATTTCACCAAGGGACTGGCCGCGCTCGGGATCGAGGAGCATGTCAACGTCAACATCGTTCATCCGGGAATGACCGTGACCGAGCGCATGGAGGATCTTCTGAAAGCCCAGGCGGCGGACGGCGGGACCGATCTCGAAACTGCGCGAGCGTCAGCCATTGCCCGCGAGGGCGTCAGACGGCTGGGTGAGCCGGAGGACGTGGCGGCACTGGTCGCCTTTCTCTGCTCGCCCGCGGCACGTCATATACAGGGAACCGCGATCGCCGTTGACGGTGGCGCGACGCGCGGCGTCTTCTAG
- a CDS encoding SDR family NAD(P)-dependent oxidoreductase, whose amino-acid sequence MSEAADIASLTPNVDLARLGSLFDLSGKSAFVPGGYGAIGEAVCWALAMHGARVAVAGPREDKAAALAEAISGSGHEAAGYLLDARRVPDIRVTVDEVAERFGGIDILVNCVGIQREESILDVTEETFDDMYETNLKSAMFLGQAVAKQQIARGRGGRHVHLLSVRSQLALRGRGYSAYCSTKGGLLMLLKQHAMELAPHGITVNGVAPTFIQSDRIRPHLEKPEFRDFILDRNPLGRIGDPVEVAGPVIALVADAGSYMTGQVVYVDGGVTASQ is encoded by the coding sequence ATGAGCGAGGCCGCCGATATCGCGAGTCTGACACCGAATGTCGATCTGGCGCGGCTTGGCTCGCTCTTCGACCTGAGCGGCAAGTCCGCATTCGTTCCGGGCGGTTACGGTGCCATTGGCGAGGCGGTCTGCTGGGCGCTTGCCATGCATGGCGCCCGCGTGGCGGTCGCGGGGCCGAGAGAAGACAAGGCGGCCGCGCTTGCCGAGGCGATCTCGGGCTCCGGGCATGAGGCGGCGGGTTACCTGCTCGACGCGCGCAGGGTCCCTGACATCCGCGTGACGGTCGACGAGGTTGCTGAGCGGTTCGGCGGCATCGACATTCTGGTCAATTGCGTCGGGATCCAGAGGGAGGAAAGCATCCTCGATGTCACCGAGGAGACGTTCGACGACATGTACGAGACGAACCTCAAGTCGGCGATGTTTCTGGGGCAGGCGGTCGCCAAACAGCAGATCGCGCGGGGACGCGGCGGGCGCCATGTCCACTTGCTGTCGGTCCGCTCGCAGCTCGCGCTACGCGGTCGCGGCTACTCGGCCTATTGCAGCACCAAGGGTGGTCTCCTGATGCTGCTGAAACAGCATGCGATGGAGCTGGCACCTCACGGCATCACCGTGAACGGCGTGGCGCCGACCTTCATCCAGTCGGACAGGATACGCCCCCATCTCGAAAAGCCCGAGTTCCGGGATTTCATTCTGGACCGCAATCCGCTCGGCCGGATCGGCGATCCCGTCGAGGTCGCGGGGCCGGTGATCGCTCTGGTCGCGGATGCGGGAAGCTACATGACCGGGCAGGTCGTCTATGTCGATGGCGGGGTAACGGCAAGCCAATGA
- a CDS encoding cupin domain-containing protein, giving the protein MELFQKGYYGAPVDEAKVRRHWTEEGYSFCVFTDPPGQEWNDFVHATDEYVAVAEGQVRISVGDQTFVADPGDLVFIPRGVNHSLKTLSAAGSRWLYGYN; this is encoded by the coding sequence ATGGAGCTTTTCCAGAAAGGCTATTATGGGGCGCCCGTCGATGAGGCCAAGGTCCGCCGGCACTGGACGGAAGAGGGCTATTCCTTCTGTGTCTTCACCGATCCGCCGGGGCAGGAATGGAACGATTTCGTCCATGCGACGGATGAGTATGTCGCGGTCGCAGAGGGGCAGGTCCGCATCAGTGTCGGAGACCAGACCTTCGTCGCCGATCCGGGCGATCTGGTCTTCATCCCGCGCGGCGTAAACCATTCCCTGAAGACACTTTCGGCCGCGGGATCCCGCTGGCTCTACGGATATAACTGA
- a CDS encoding ATP-binding cassette domain-containing protein, translating to MSAPLLKVDGLKKVYRKGMFDRSETFRLEADFEITEPKVVGLMGPNGSGKTTLFELITGSNQPSEGEVRCLGRNIHDVRYDERDRLAIHYHQSYQVRHFRRVKPSFMMQPAGGDYPVVHLFDEPQFNTQDGYIGFMLEFFRKLRREDRLVFLCVHPNERFHLEILEEICEQFIFVQKGRLTHAASFEELIGIEPVRAYLGDLLH from the coding sequence ATGAGTGCACCGCTGCTGAAGGTCGATGGACTGAAGAAGGTCTACCGCAAGGGTATGTTCGACCGCTCTGAGACCTTCCGTCTCGAGGCCGATTTCGAGATCACCGAGCCGAAGGTCGTCGGTCTCATGGGGCCGAACGGGTCGGGGAAAACGACGCTCTTCGAACTTATCACCGGCTCCAACCAGCCGAGCGAGGGTGAGGTACGCTGTCTCGGTCGCAACATCCACGACGTGCGGTACGACGAGCGCGACCGGCTCGCCATCCACTACCACCAGTCCTATCAGGTCCGGCATTTCCGGCGGGTCAAGCCGAGCTTCATGATGCAGCCGGCGGGTGGAGACTATCCGGTCGTGCATCTCTTCGACGAGCCGCAATTCAACACCCAGGACGGTTATATCGGTTTCATGCTGGAATTCTTCCGCAAGCTGAGGCGGGAGGACCGGCTGGTGTTTCTCTGTGTGCATCCGAACGAGCGGTTCCATCTCGAGATCCTCGAGGAGATCTGCGAGCAGTTCATCTTCGTGCAGAAAGGCCGTCTGACCCATGCCGCCAGTTTCGAGGAACTGATCGGGATCGAGCCGGTCAGGGCCTATCTCGGCGATCTGCTGCACTAG
- a CDS encoding ABC transporter ATP-binding protein has translation MLAIRDIETYYGETQALFGASIEVGEGEVVALLGPNGAGKTTTLRSILGLTPVRHGNITFDGEDITRMQTHQIARKGIGWVPDDRRVFPTLTVSRNLSIARKRTRFRSWSLDECFGIFSALEHLMGRECENLSGGEMQMVAISRALIGAPGLVLFDEPSQGLAPKIVQDVMKTIGRLKSEGISVLVVEQNALSVLGVADRVYVMDHGRIVHEGPAAELRENAVLRGELLGI, from the coding sequence ATGCTGGCGATCCGGGATATCGAGACCTACTACGGCGAAACCCAGGCCCTGTTCGGCGCCTCGATCGAGGTCGGCGAGGGTGAAGTCGTGGCGCTGCTCGGGCCGAACGGCGCGGGCAAGACCACGACCCTGCGCTCCATTCTCGGCCTGACGCCGGTCAGGCACGGGAACATCACCTTCGACGGCGAGGACATCACGCGGATGCAGACCCACCAGATCGCCCGGAAGGGCATCGGCTGGGTGCCGGACGACCGGCGGGTCTTCCCGACGCTGACGGTGTCGCGCAATCTGTCCATCGCCCGCAAGCGCACGCGGTTCCGTTCGTGGTCGCTCGACGAGTGCTTCGGCATCTTCTCCGCCCTCGAACACCTCATGGGCCGGGAGTGCGAGAACCTTTCCGGCGGCGAGATGCAGATGGTCGCCATTTCGCGGGCGCTGATCGGAGCGCCGGGACTGGTTCTCTTCGACGAGCCGTCCCAGGGGCTGGCGCCGAAGATCGTGCAGGACGTGATGAAGACGATCGGCCGGCTGAAGTCCGAAGGGATTTCCGTACTTGTCGTCGAGCAGAATGCGCTCAGTGTCCTCGGCGTCGCCGACCGGGTTTATGTGATGGACCACGGACGGATCGTTCACGAAGGTCCGGCGGCGGAACTGCGCGAGAACGCGGTGCTGCGCGGCGAGCTGTTGGGGATTTGA
- a CDS encoding ABC transporter ATP-binding protein, producing the protein MALFEARNLHKRFGDQVVLEEINLSFEAGSLSGIMGPNGAGKTTCFNVLTGRYKPDRGRVTFDGRDITGLAPEKIVQGGIARSFQIMNLFDEYSTIDNIKVALPEIRGRRFDILHSFDGASEAEARAEAILASVGLQGKEHIPAASLSYGERRALEIGVALAADPAILFLDEPTSGLGTEATARLADLVRSLHDRYTIVVIEHDMRFLFGLADRISVIHWGQVIAEGTPEELQENKWVQRSALGTLN; encoded by the coding sequence ATGGCACTGTTCGAAGCCAGAAACCTGCACAAGCGGTTCGGCGATCAGGTCGTTCTGGAGGAAATCAACCTCAGCTTCGAGGCCGGGTCCCTCTCTGGGATCATGGGGCCGAACGGCGCCGGCAAGACGACCTGCTTCAATGTTCTGACCGGCCGCTACAAGCCGGATCGGGGACGGGTGACATTCGACGGACGGGACATCACGGGGCTCGCGCCGGAGAAAATCGTCCAGGGCGGGATCGCCCGCTCCTTCCAGATCATGAACCTGTTCGACGAATACAGCACCATCGACAATATCAAGGTCGCCCTCCCGGAGATCCGGGGCCGGCGCTTCGACATCCTGCATTCCTTCGACGGCGCTTCGGAGGCGGAGGCACGGGCGGAGGCCATTCTGGCCAGCGTCGGCCTTCAGGGTAAGGAGCATATTCCGGCCGCGTCGCTTTCCTATGGTGAGCGGCGGGCGCTCGAGATCGGGGTGGCCCTTGCGGCGGACCCGGCGATCCTCTTCCTCGATGAGCCGACCTCGGGTCTTGGCACGGAGGCGACGGCGCGTCTCGCCGATCTCGTCCGCAGCCTGCACGACCGCTACACCATCGTCGTCATCGAACATGACATGCGCTTCCTCTTCGGTCTCGCGGACCGGATCTCCGTCATCCACTGGGGGCAGGTGATCGCCGAAGGCACGCCGGAGGAATTGCAGGAGAACAAATGGGTCCAGCGCTCGGCGCTTGGCACCCTGAACTAG
- a CDS encoding branched-chain amino acid ABC transporter permease, with protein MDYDRKLTTAWITPQMLVAFLLFGTMPFWIESVGLYQYLGVEVMIWMIFALGFNLLLGYTGLPSFGHGAFLGIGAYTFGLAQFNVWPNLWFCLLAAVVVTGLIGGISALFLSHRRGIYFALMTIAVSQIFFFIASKWTDVTGGEDGLLNIARLPVELGVTSFSIEDNVGLYYLAFALFVGTVILLWRLTNSPYGRILRAIKQNEMRVRFVGYDVRFFKWTVFTLSCAVTGLAGGLFAMAQEGAYINIMSLQWSGIIVLMTLIGGGFVSFWGPVFGVILYFVARDVLGAYTETWLLWFGLMFVLLVMFKPEGIAGIWRDLVSRRRAAKRDGEAVSSLAQPEAGR; from the coding sequence ATGGATTACGACCGCAAACTGACGACCGCCTGGATCACGCCGCAAATGCTGGTGGCGTTCCTCCTCTTCGGAACCATGCCGTTCTGGATCGAGAGCGTCGGGCTCTATCAGTATCTCGGGGTCGAGGTGATGATTTGGATGATCTTCGCCCTCGGGTTCAACCTGCTGCTCGGCTATACCGGCCTTCCGTCCTTCGGCCACGGGGCCTTCCTCGGGATCGGCGCCTATACCTTCGGACTGGCGCAGTTCAATGTCTGGCCCAATCTCTGGTTCTGCCTGCTGGCCGCTGTCGTGGTCACCGGCCTGATCGGCGGAATATCGGCGCTCTTCCTGTCGCACCGGCGCGGGATCTATTTCGCATTGATGACCATCGCCGTGAGCCAGATCTTCTTCTTCATCGCCAGCAAATGGACGGATGTCACCGGCGGCGAGGACGGCTTGCTGAACATAGCCCGTCTGCCTGTCGAACTGGGCGTTACGTCCTTCTCCATCGAGGACAATGTGGGGCTCTACTACCTCGCCTTCGCGCTCTTCGTCGGAACCGTGATCCTGCTCTGGCGCCTGACCAATTCGCCCTATGGCCGGATCCTCAGGGCGATCAAGCAGAACGAGATGCGCGTGCGTTTCGTCGGCTACGACGTGCGCTTCTTCAAATGGACCGTCTTCACCTTGTCCTGCGCCGTGACCGGTCTCGCGGGCGGGCTCTTCGCGATGGCCCAGGAAGGCGCCTACATCAACATCATGAGCCTGCAATGGTCCGGCATCATCGTGCTGATGACGCTGATCGGCGGCGGTTTCGTCAGCTTCTGGGGACCGGTCTTCGGAGTGATTCTCTACTTCGTCGCCCGCGACGTGCTCGGCGCCTATACCGAAACCTGGCTGCTCTGGTTCGGTCTGATGTTCGTTCTTCTTGTCATGTTCAAGCCGGAGGGCATCGCGGGCATCTGGCGGGATCTGGTCTCGCGACGGCGTGCAGCCAAGCGCGATGGCGAGGCTGTCTCCAGCCTGGCGCAACCGGAAGCGGGGAGGTAG
- a CDS encoding branched-chain amino acid ABC transporter permease translates to MYDLIPHLINGLALGLLFALLGLGFMLIIGVMEVINLAHGSLFALGAYLALALMAPDGGLPFAFMEPYYALPAVVRYVIALIVGPALVGLVGMGLELCLRRTYGTDPLYGLLLTFGAALVLEETIREIWGSTEYYLPVPKAISGGFIFGDLIYSNYRIYAAVFAAAMIGVLWLFLNRTPYGAVIKAGAHDSEMVRALGYNLKRLRLFVFAFGAALAAIAGIIMAPIWGIRPVVGVDAVIPAFVVIVLGGVGSFWGAVTAGTLVGLVVGLTAAFLTDWSMLSMYLLLLAVVTFRARGLAGKASVLEA, encoded by the coding sequence ATGTACGATCTCATTCCGCATCTCATCAACGGCCTTGCCCTCGGGCTTCTCTTCGCCCTGCTCGGGCTGGGTTTCATGCTCATCATCGGCGTGATGGAGGTGATCAACCTCGCACACGGCTCACTCTTCGCGCTCGGAGCCTATCTGGCGCTCGCGCTGATGGCGCCGGACGGCGGGCTGCCTTTCGCCTTCATGGAGCCCTATTACGCGCTGCCGGCGGTCGTCCGGTACGTCATCGCGCTCATCGTCGGACCCGCGCTCGTCGGTCTGGTCGGCATGGGGCTGGAGCTCTGCCTGCGCCGGACCTACGGAACGGATCCGCTCTACGGACTGCTACTGACCTTCGGCGCCGCCCTGGTGCTTGAGGAGACGATCCGGGAAATCTGGGGATCGACCGAATATTACCTGCCGGTTCCGAAGGCGATCTCCGGCGGTTTCATCTTCGGCGACCTGATCTATTCGAACTACCGGATCTACGCGGCCGTGTTCGCCGCGGCGATGATCGGCGTGCTCTGGCTGTTTCTCAACCGCACGCCCTATGGCGCGGTGATCAAGGCCGGCGCGCATGACAGCGAAATGGTCCGGGCGCTCGGCTACAACCTGAAGCGGCTCCGGCTGTTCGTCTTCGCCTTCGGGGCGGCGCTGGCGGCGATCGCCGGGATCATCATGGCGCCGATCTGGGGCATCCGTCCGGTTGTCGGGGTCGACGCGGTCATTCCGGCCTTTGTCGTCATCGTGCTCGGCGGCGTCGGAAGCTTCTGGGGGGCGGTCACCGCCGGTACCCTGGTCGGTCTCGTGGTCGGACTGACCGCCGCCTTCCTGACCGACTGGTCGATGTTGTCCATGTATTTGCTGTTGCTTGCAGTCGTCACGTTCCGCGCCCGCGGTCTGGCCGGCAAGGCCAGTGTTCTCGAAGCGTGA